One part of the Vitis riparia cultivar Riparia Gloire de Montpellier isolate 1030 chromosome 15, EGFV_Vit.rip_1.0, whole genome shotgun sequence genome encodes these proteins:
- the LOC117932283 gene encoding uncharacterized protein LOC117932283 isoform X1 produces the protein MSLEHEEQLLVDRPAEAKHEYQKTLQISYTRDFLLSLSELDICKKLPTGFDHSILSEFEDASYNAQDRQKISGSLSLQSFRRNEYGSSPPTRGDSSNSSRGIHGRWESRSSGRSEKDSDSQSDWDSDSGRRFGNQSRRSWQTPEHDGLLGSGSFPRPSGYAAGASAPKVRANDHYQLNRSNEPYHPPRPYKAVPHSRRDTYDSYNDETFGSAEDTSQDRAEEERKRRASFELMRKEQQKAFQEKQNLNPDKHKGDSVPDVTALLEDPKDEKGLLNRNSEVAELVIVPDSHNDSGKSSLPSQTPASRPLVPPGFTSTILERNFGIKSIIHPHPAEVGNPELEDSLSHSHGNSVVNGAEKQSAHEMSLSEHHHQNVTIEVPFINKNGNIVNSSSNLESSHKTIGMDSQSYMPSSLSNMHEALENGESTELNMKKSQEKIVGEYSQDNSTSILDKLFGTSLTVASGSSSSFVEQHGSKADDAWSPSTVQSSKFAHWFLEDENKPTDSLSSGRPSDLLSLITGGEKAGSQVSDLKTSEQIPLDVTSEHNELANKPMASNLTSATVGISEQLYNSNKPFAIPGVLTCEDLEHSILSEISDNSATLQPPVQSQSSSDVKTQQPKINIDNHASQHLLSLLQKGTDMKDRAPSSNLDMGSSDKLNVFEKENIGSISTEENAEKVHSSGTSLTLETLFGSAFMKELQSVEAPVSVQRSSVGSTRIHVSEPHGLSIPVIDDGLLPSAVGEIRFNRTGAESSVLASNRRQPTKSDKIGGNWLQLDDPRSDVDSSQLRAEIVSKLGGFDGEAEIRLPEEDSLISVSDPLNPQNSLFMRAGNSTKTEFLSSNTPIDIVEKLAALNTGLNDERSMAGGSEGPPFIHAPYEVMDHQNLHAQPSSPQLHHPQMNHGRPLFHPLDSHTAQINSQMKFMAPENIIHHDPPPNHQFPANMFRPPFHHPSTGLTGFDHPVHHPMLQQMHMPGNFPPPHPLRGFPRGAPLPLRPNNQATNFVQEVNPLQGFPFGHRQPNFGGLGMPVPGPDVSDGSNHPDAIQRLIEMELRANSKQIHPLAAGGGHGSQGHGHGHGLESGGFRYR, from the exons ATGAGCTTAGAACATGAAGAGCAACTCTTAGTGGATCGACCTGCTGAAGCAAAGCACGAATATCAGAA GACTTTGCAGATATCATATACAAGagattttttattgtcattaaGTGAGCTGGATATTTGCAAAAAGCTACCAACTGGATTTGACCATTCAATTCTAAG TGAATTTGAGGATGCCTCCTATAATGCACAAGATCGACAAAAAATCTCTGGAAGTTTGTCATTGCAAAGTTTCAGGCGTAATGAGTATGGCTCATCTCCACCAACCAGAGGAGATTCAAGTAATTCTTCTCGAGGAATCCATGGAAGGTGGGAAAGTCGTTCTTCTGGACGGAGTGAGAAAGATAGTGACTCTCAATCTGATTGGGACTCAG ATTCTGGAAGGCGATTTGGTAACCAGTCTCGTAGGTCTTGGCAAACTCCTGAACATGACGGACTTCTTGGGAGTGGTTCTTTTCCAAGACCTTCTGGATATGCAGCAGGGGCATCAGCTCCAAAGGTTCGAGCTAATGATCACTACCAGCTGAATAGGAGTAACGAGCCTTATCATCCTCCTCGTCCTTATAAG GCAGTACCTCACTCACGAAGAGACACCTATGATTCGTACAATGATGAAACATTTGGTTCTGCTGAGGACACAAGTCAGGACAGAGCAGAagaggaaagaaagagaagag CATCCTTTGAGTTGATGAGGAAGGAACAACAAAAAGCATTTCAGGAGAAGCAGAATTTGAATCCAGACAAGCATAAAGGTGATTCTGTCCCGGATGTTACTGCATTGCTGGAGGACCCCAAAGATGAGAAAGGACTTTTGAATAGAAACAGTGAAGTGGCTGAGCTTGTGATAGTACCTGATTCCCATAATGATTCTGGAAAATCTTCATTACCCTCACAAACTCCTGCATCTAGACCTCTTGTACCCCCCGGTTTTACAAGCACAATTCTTGAGAGGAATTTTGGAATCAAATCTATAATTCATCCTCATCCAGCAGAG GTTGGGAATCCTGAACTTGAGGATAGCCTTTCCCATTCCCATGGCAACTCTGTGGTAAATGGGGCTGAGAAACAATCAGCACATGAAATGAGTCTAAGTGAGCATCATCATCAAAATGTAACTATTGAAGTTCCATTTATCAACAAGAATGGGAATATTGTTAATTCATCATCGAATTTAGAATCTTCTCATAAGACAATTGGCATGGATAGCCAGTCATATATGCCTTCTAGTCTTTCCAATATGCATGAAGCCCTGGAGAATGGTGAAAGCACAGAGCTCAATATGAAGAAGAGTCAGGAAAAAATTGTGGGTGAATACAGTCAAGATAATTCAACGTCAATCCTAGATAAACTTTTTGGCACTTCTTTAACAGTGGCTAGTGGCAGCTCCTCTAGTTTCGTTGAG CAGCATGGGAGTAAAGCAGATGATGCTTGGAGCCCTAGCACTGTCCAATCTTCCAAGTTTGCTCATTGGTTTCTTGAAGATG AAAATAAACCAACAGATAGTCTCTCATCAGGGAGACCAAGTGACTTGCTTTCATTAATCACTGGTGGTGAGAAAGCTGGATCCCAAGTTTCTGATTTGAAAACCTCTGAACAAATTCCACTAGACGTGACTTCTGAACACAATGAACTTGCGAATAAGCCTATGGCATCTAATTTAACATCCGCTACTGTTGGGATCTCCGAGCAGTTGTATAATAGCAATAAACCATTTGCCATTCCGGGGGTCCTTACATGTGAAGACCTTGAACATTCAATTCTGTCAGAAATTAGTGACAATAGTGCAACTTTGCAGCCACCTGTGCAAAGCCAGAGTTCTTCTGATGTGAAGACTCAGCAGCCAAAAATCAACATTGATAACCATGCATCCCAGCACCTTCTCTCATTGTTACAGAAGGGAACGGACATGAAAGATAGGGCACCATCCTCGAATCTTGACATGGGATCCTCAGACAAACTAAATGTTttcgaaaaagaaaatattgggtCTATTTCAACAGAGGAAAATGCTGAAAAAGTCCACAGTTCAGGAACGAGTCTGACTCTTGAGACACTCTTTGGGAGTGCTTTTATGAAGGAGCTGCAATCGGTTGAAGCACCGGTTTCTGTCCAAAGGAGCTCAGTAGGGTCTACAAGAATCCATGTTTCAGAGCCTCATGGGTTGTCCATTCCAGTCATAGATGATGGTCTCCTTCCTTCTGCGGTTGGGGAAATTAGATTCAACAGGACTGGTGCTGAAAGCAGTGTTTTGGCGTCAAACCGCAGACAGCCAACCAAATCAGATAAGATTGGAGGTAATTGGCTACAGCTTGATGATCCTAGATCTGATGTGGATTCGTCACAGCTCCGAGCCGAAATAGTGTCTAAGCTTGGTGGCTTTGATGGGGAGGCTGAAATTCGGCTGCCTGAAGAGGATAGCTTGATTTCTGTCAGCGATCCACTGAACCCCCAAAACTCCCTGTTTATGCGTGCAGGGAATTCAACTAAAACAGAATTTTTATCCTCAAACACACCAATTGACATTGTTGAAAAACTTGCAGCTTTGAACACTGGCCTCAACGATGAAAGATCAATGGCAGGAGGTTCAGAGGGTCCACCTTTTATTCATGCTCCTTATGAGGTTATGGACCATCAAAATCTTCATGCCCAACCATCTTCTCCACAGCTTCATCACCCTCAGATGAATCATGGGAGGCCATTATTTCATCCATTAGATTCTCATACTGCTCAAATTAATTCTCAAATGAAGTTCATGGCTCCCGAGAACATCATCCATCATGACCCTCCACCAAATCATCAATTTCCTGCAAATATGTTTCGCCCTCCTTTCCATCATCCCAGTACTGGGCTGACAGGGTTTGATCATCCTGTTCATCATCCTATGTTACAGCAGATGCACATGCCTGGCAATTTCCCTCCGCCTCACCCACTACGGGGATTTCCAAGGGGGGCACCACTGCCCCTTCGTCCCAACAATCAGGCGACTAATTTCGTGCAGGAAGTGAACCCTCTGCAAGGGTTTCCTTTTGGTCATCGACAACCTAACTTTGGTGGTCTTGGAATGCCAGTGCCAG GTCCTGATGTAAGTGATGGAAGCAATCATCCTGATGCAATACAGAGGCTGATAGAAATGGAGCTGAGGGCAAATTCGAAGCAGATCCATCCATTAGCTGCTGGTGGGGGGCATGGTAGTCAAGGGCATGGGCATGGGCATGGGCTAGAGTCGGGTGGTTTTAGGTACAGATAG
- the LOC117932283 gene encoding uncharacterized protein LOC117932283 isoform X3, with amino-acid sequence MSLEHEEQLLVDRPAEAKHEYQKTLQISYTRDFLLSLSELDICKKLPTGFDHSILSEFEDASYNAQDRQKISGSLSLQSFRRNEYGSSPPTRGDSSNSSRGIHGRWESRSSGRSEKDSDSQSDWDSDSGRRFGNQSRRSWQTPEHDGLLGSGSFPRPSGYAAGASAPKVRANDHYQLNRSNEPYHPPRPYKAVPHSRRDTYDSYNDETFGSAEDTSQDRAEEERKRRASFELMRKEQQKAFQEKQNLNPDKHKGDSVPDVTALLEDPKDEKGLLNRNSEVAELVIVPDSHNDSGKSSLPSQTPASRPLVPPGFTSTILERNFGIKSIIHPHPAEVGNPELEDSLSHSHGNSVVNGAEKQSAHEMSLSEHHHQNVTIEVPFINKNGNIVNSSSNLESSHKTIGMDSQSYMPSSLSNMHEALENGESTELNMKKSQEKIVGEYSQDNSTSILDKLFGTSLTVASGSSSSFVEQHGSKADDAWSPSTVQSSKFAHWFLEDENKPTDSLSSGRPSDLLSLITGGEKAGSQVSDLKTSEQIPLDVTSEHNELANKPMASNLTSATVGISEQLYNSNKPFAIPGVLTCEDLEHSILSEISDNSATLQPPVQSQSSSDVKTQQPKINIDNHASQHLLSLLQKGTDMKDRAPSSNLDMGSSDKLNVFEKENIGSISTEENAEKVHSSGTSLTLETLFGSAFMKELQSVEAPVSVQRSSVGSTRIHVSEPHGLSIPVIDDGLLPSAVGEIRFNRTGAESSVLASNRRQPTKSDKIGALNTGLNDERSMAGGSEGPPFIHAPYEVMDHQNLHAQPSSPQLHHPQMNHGRPLFHPLDSHTAQINSQMKFMAPENIIHHDPPPNHQFPANMFRPPFHHPSTGLTGFDHPVHHPMLQQMHMPGNFPPPHPLRGFPRGAPLPLRPNNQATNFVQEVNPLQGFPFGHRQPNFGGLGMPVPGPDVSDGSNHPDAIQRLIEMELRANSKQIHPLAAGGGHGSQGHGHGHGLESGGFRYR; translated from the exons ATGAGCTTAGAACATGAAGAGCAACTCTTAGTGGATCGACCTGCTGAAGCAAAGCACGAATATCAGAA GACTTTGCAGATATCATATACAAGagattttttattgtcattaaGTGAGCTGGATATTTGCAAAAAGCTACCAACTGGATTTGACCATTCAATTCTAAG TGAATTTGAGGATGCCTCCTATAATGCACAAGATCGACAAAAAATCTCTGGAAGTTTGTCATTGCAAAGTTTCAGGCGTAATGAGTATGGCTCATCTCCACCAACCAGAGGAGATTCAAGTAATTCTTCTCGAGGAATCCATGGAAGGTGGGAAAGTCGTTCTTCTGGACGGAGTGAGAAAGATAGTGACTCTCAATCTGATTGGGACTCAG ATTCTGGAAGGCGATTTGGTAACCAGTCTCGTAGGTCTTGGCAAACTCCTGAACATGACGGACTTCTTGGGAGTGGTTCTTTTCCAAGACCTTCTGGATATGCAGCAGGGGCATCAGCTCCAAAGGTTCGAGCTAATGATCACTACCAGCTGAATAGGAGTAACGAGCCTTATCATCCTCCTCGTCCTTATAAG GCAGTACCTCACTCACGAAGAGACACCTATGATTCGTACAATGATGAAACATTTGGTTCTGCTGAGGACACAAGTCAGGACAGAGCAGAagaggaaagaaagagaagag CATCCTTTGAGTTGATGAGGAAGGAACAACAAAAAGCATTTCAGGAGAAGCAGAATTTGAATCCAGACAAGCATAAAGGTGATTCTGTCCCGGATGTTACTGCATTGCTGGAGGACCCCAAAGATGAGAAAGGACTTTTGAATAGAAACAGTGAAGTGGCTGAGCTTGTGATAGTACCTGATTCCCATAATGATTCTGGAAAATCTTCATTACCCTCACAAACTCCTGCATCTAGACCTCTTGTACCCCCCGGTTTTACAAGCACAATTCTTGAGAGGAATTTTGGAATCAAATCTATAATTCATCCTCATCCAGCAGAG GTTGGGAATCCTGAACTTGAGGATAGCCTTTCCCATTCCCATGGCAACTCTGTGGTAAATGGGGCTGAGAAACAATCAGCACATGAAATGAGTCTAAGTGAGCATCATCATCAAAATGTAACTATTGAAGTTCCATTTATCAACAAGAATGGGAATATTGTTAATTCATCATCGAATTTAGAATCTTCTCATAAGACAATTGGCATGGATAGCCAGTCATATATGCCTTCTAGTCTTTCCAATATGCATGAAGCCCTGGAGAATGGTGAAAGCACAGAGCTCAATATGAAGAAGAGTCAGGAAAAAATTGTGGGTGAATACAGTCAAGATAATTCAACGTCAATCCTAGATAAACTTTTTGGCACTTCTTTAACAGTGGCTAGTGGCAGCTCCTCTAGTTTCGTTGAG CAGCATGGGAGTAAAGCAGATGATGCTTGGAGCCCTAGCACTGTCCAATCTTCCAAGTTTGCTCATTGGTTTCTTGAAGATG AAAATAAACCAACAGATAGTCTCTCATCAGGGAGACCAAGTGACTTGCTTTCATTAATCACTGGTGGTGAGAAAGCTGGATCCCAAGTTTCTGATTTGAAAACCTCTGAACAAATTCCACTAGACGTGACTTCTGAACACAATGAACTTGCGAATAAGCCTATGGCATCTAATTTAACATCCGCTACTGTTGGGATCTCCGAGCAGTTGTATAATAGCAATAAACCATTTGCCATTCCGGGGGTCCTTACATGTGAAGACCTTGAACATTCAATTCTGTCAGAAATTAGTGACAATAGTGCAACTTTGCAGCCACCTGTGCAAAGCCAGAGTTCTTCTGATGTGAAGACTCAGCAGCCAAAAATCAACATTGATAACCATGCATCCCAGCACCTTCTCTCATTGTTACAGAAGGGAACGGACATGAAAGATAGGGCACCATCCTCGAATCTTGACATGGGATCCTCAGACAAACTAAATGTTttcgaaaaagaaaatattgggtCTATTTCAACAGAGGAAAATGCTGAAAAAGTCCACAGTTCAGGAACGAGTCTGACTCTTGAGACACTCTTTGGGAGTGCTTTTATGAAGGAGCTGCAATCGGTTGAAGCACCGGTTTCTGTCCAAAGGAGCTCAGTAGGGTCTACAAGAATCCATGTTTCAGAGCCTCATGGGTTGTCCATTCCAGTCATAGATGATGGTCTCCTTCCTTCTGCGGTTGGGGAAATTAGATTCAACAGGACTGGTGCTGAAAGCAGTGTTTTGGCGTCAAACCGCAGACAGCCAACCAAATCAGATAAGATTGGAG CTTTGAACACTGGCCTCAACGATGAAAGATCAATGGCAGGAGGTTCAGAGGGTCCACCTTTTATTCATGCTCCTTATGAGGTTATGGACCATCAAAATCTTCATGCCCAACCATCTTCTCCACAGCTTCATCACCCTCAGATGAATCATGGGAGGCCATTATTTCATCCATTAGATTCTCATACTGCTCAAATTAATTCTCAAATGAAGTTCATGGCTCCCGAGAACATCATCCATCATGACCCTCCACCAAATCATCAATTTCCTGCAAATATGTTTCGCCCTCCTTTCCATCATCCCAGTACTGGGCTGACAGGGTTTGATCATCCTGTTCATCATCCTATGTTACAGCAGATGCACATGCCTGGCAATTTCCCTCCGCCTCACCCACTACGGGGATTTCCAAGGGGGGCACCACTGCCCCTTCGTCCCAACAATCAGGCGACTAATTTCGTGCAGGAAGTGAACCCTCTGCAAGGGTTTCCTTTTGGTCATCGACAACCTAACTTTGGTGGTCTTGGAATGCCAGTGCCAG GTCCTGATGTAAGTGATGGAAGCAATCATCCTGATGCAATACAGAGGCTGATAGAAATGGAGCTGAGGGCAAATTCGAAGCAGATCCATCCATTAGCTGCTGGTGGGGGGCATGGTAGTCAAGGGCATGGGCATGGGCATGGGCTAGAGTCGGGTGGTTTTAGGTACAGATAG
- the LOC117932283 gene encoding uncharacterized protein LOC117932283 isoform X2, producing MSLEHEEQLLVDRPAEAKHEYQKTLQISYTRDFLLSLSELDICKKLPTGFDHSILSEFEDASYNAQDRQKISGSLSLQSFRRNEYGSSPPTRGDSSNSSRGIHGRWESRSSGRSEKDSDSQSDWDSDSGRRFGNQSRRSWQTPEHDGLLGSGSFPRPSGYAAGASAPKVRANDHYQLNRSNEPYHPPRPYKAVPHSRRDTYDSYNDETFGSAEDTSQDRAEEERKRRASFELMRKEQQKAFQEKQNLNPDKHKGDSVPDVTALLEDPKDEKGLLNRNSEVAELVIVPDSHNDSGKSSLPSQTPASRPLVPPGFTSTILERNFGIKSIIHPHPAEVGNPELEDSLSHSHGNSVVNGAEKQSAHEMSLSEHHHQNVTIEVPFINKNGNIVNSSSNLESSHKTIGMDSQSYMPSSLSNMHEALENGESTELNMKKSQEKIVGEYSQDNSTSILDKLFGTSLTVASGSSSSFVEHGSKADDAWSPSTVQSSKFAHWFLEDENKPTDSLSSGRPSDLLSLITGGEKAGSQVSDLKTSEQIPLDVTSEHNELANKPMASNLTSATVGISEQLYNSNKPFAIPGVLTCEDLEHSILSEISDNSATLQPPVQSQSSSDVKTQQPKINIDNHASQHLLSLLQKGTDMKDRAPSSNLDMGSSDKLNVFEKENIGSISTEENAEKVHSSGTSLTLETLFGSAFMKELQSVEAPVSVQRSSVGSTRIHVSEPHGLSIPVIDDGLLPSAVGEIRFNRTGAESSVLASNRRQPTKSDKIGGNWLQLDDPRSDVDSSQLRAEIVSKLGGFDGEAEIRLPEEDSLISVSDPLNPQNSLFMRAGNSTKTEFLSSNTPIDIVEKLAALNTGLNDERSMAGGSEGPPFIHAPYEVMDHQNLHAQPSSPQLHHPQMNHGRPLFHPLDSHTAQINSQMKFMAPENIIHHDPPPNHQFPANMFRPPFHHPSTGLTGFDHPVHHPMLQQMHMPGNFPPPHPLRGFPRGAPLPLRPNNQATNFVQEVNPLQGFPFGHRQPNFGGLGMPVPGPDVSDGSNHPDAIQRLIEMELRANSKQIHPLAAGGGHGSQGHGHGHGLESGGFRYR from the exons ATGAGCTTAGAACATGAAGAGCAACTCTTAGTGGATCGACCTGCTGAAGCAAAGCACGAATATCAGAA GACTTTGCAGATATCATATACAAGagattttttattgtcattaaGTGAGCTGGATATTTGCAAAAAGCTACCAACTGGATTTGACCATTCAATTCTAAG TGAATTTGAGGATGCCTCCTATAATGCACAAGATCGACAAAAAATCTCTGGAAGTTTGTCATTGCAAAGTTTCAGGCGTAATGAGTATGGCTCATCTCCACCAACCAGAGGAGATTCAAGTAATTCTTCTCGAGGAATCCATGGAAGGTGGGAAAGTCGTTCTTCTGGACGGAGTGAGAAAGATAGTGACTCTCAATCTGATTGGGACTCAG ATTCTGGAAGGCGATTTGGTAACCAGTCTCGTAGGTCTTGGCAAACTCCTGAACATGACGGACTTCTTGGGAGTGGTTCTTTTCCAAGACCTTCTGGATATGCAGCAGGGGCATCAGCTCCAAAGGTTCGAGCTAATGATCACTACCAGCTGAATAGGAGTAACGAGCCTTATCATCCTCCTCGTCCTTATAAG GCAGTACCTCACTCACGAAGAGACACCTATGATTCGTACAATGATGAAACATTTGGTTCTGCTGAGGACACAAGTCAGGACAGAGCAGAagaggaaagaaagagaagag CATCCTTTGAGTTGATGAGGAAGGAACAACAAAAAGCATTTCAGGAGAAGCAGAATTTGAATCCAGACAAGCATAAAGGTGATTCTGTCCCGGATGTTACTGCATTGCTGGAGGACCCCAAAGATGAGAAAGGACTTTTGAATAGAAACAGTGAAGTGGCTGAGCTTGTGATAGTACCTGATTCCCATAATGATTCTGGAAAATCTTCATTACCCTCACAAACTCCTGCATCTAGACCTCTTGTACCCCCCGGTTTTACAAGCACAATTCTTGAGAGGAATTTTGGAATCAAATCTATAATTCATCCTCATCCAGCAGAG GTTGGGAATCCTGAACTTGAGGATAGCCTTTCCCATTCCCATGGCAACTCTGTGGTAAATGGGGCTGAGAAACAATCAGCACATGAAATGAGTCTAAGTGAGCATCATCATCAAAATGTAACTATTGAAGTTCCATTTATCAACAAGAATGGGAATATTGTTAATTCATCATCGAATTTAGAATCTTCTCATAAGACAATTGGCATGGATAGCCAGTCATATATGCCTTCTAGTCTTTCCAATATGCATGAAGCCCTGGAGAATGGTGAAAGCACAGAGCTCAATATGAAGAAGAGTCAGGAAAAAATTGTGGGTGAATACAGTCAAGATAATTCAACGTCAATCCTAGATAAACTTTTTGGCACTTCTTTAACAGTGGCTAGTGGCAGCTCCTCTAGTTTCGTTGAG CATGGGAGTAAAGCAGATGATGCTTGGAGCCCTAGCACTGTCCAATCTTCCAAGTTTGCTCATTGGTTTCTTGAAGATG AAAATAAACCAACAGATAGTCTCTCATCAGGGAGACCAAGTGACTTGCTTTCATTAATCACTGGTGGTGAGAAAGCTGGATCCCAAGTTTCTGATTTGAAAACCTCTGAACAAATTCCACTAGACGTGACTTCTGAACACAATGAACTTGCGAATAAGCCTATGGCATCTAATTTAACATCCGCTACTGTTGGGATCTCCGAGCAGTTGTATAATAGCAATAAACCATTTGCCATTCCGGGGGTCCTTACATGTGAAGACCTTGAACATTCAATTCTGTCAGAAATTAGTGACAATAGTGCAACTTTGCAGCCACCTGTGCAAAGCCAGAGTTCTTCTGATGTGAAGACTCAGCAGCCAAAAATCAACATTGATAACCATGCATCCCAGCACCTTCTCTCATTGTTACAGAAGGGAACGGACATGAAAGATAGGGCACCATCCTCGAATCTTGACATGGGATCCTCAGACAAACTAAATGTTttcgaaaaagaaaatattgggtCTATTTCAACAGAGGAAAATGCTGAAAAAGTCCACAGTTCAGGAACGAGTCTGACTCTTGAGACACTCTTTGGGAGTGCTTTTATGAAGGAGCTGCAATCGGTTGAAGCACCGGTTTCTGTCCAAAGGAGCTCAGTAGGGTCTACAAGAATCCATGTTTCAGAGCCTCATGGGTTGTCCATTCCAGTCATAGATGATGGTCTCCTTCCTTCTGCGGTTGGGGAAATTAGATTCAACAGGACTGGTGCTGAAAGCAGTGTTTTGGCGTCAAACCGCAGACAGCCAACCAAATCAGATAAGATTGGAGGTAATTGGCTACAGCTTGATGATCCTAGATCTGATGTGGATTCGTCACAGCTCCGAGCCGAAATAGTGTCTAAGCTTGGTGGCTTTGATGGGGAGGCTGAAATTCGGCTGCCTGAAGAGGATAGCTTGATTTCTGTCAGCGATCCACTGAACCCCCAAAACTCCCTGTTTATGCGTGCAGGGAATTCAACTAAAACAGAATTTTTATCCTCAAACACACCAATTGACATTGTTGAAAAACTTGCAGCTTTGAACACTGGCCTCAACGATGAAAGATCAATGGCAGGAGGTTCAGAGGGTCCACCTTTTATTCATGCTCCTTATGAGGTTATGGACCATCAAAATCTTCATGCCCAACCATCTTCTCCACAGCTTCATCACCCTCAGATGAATCATGGGAGGCCATTATTTCATCCATTAGATTCTCATACTGCTCAAATTAATTCTCAAATGAAGTTCATGGCTCCCGAGAACATCATCCATCATGACCCTCCACCAAATCATCAATTTCCTGCAAATATGTTTCGCCCTCCTTTCCATCATCCCAGTACTGGGCTGACAGGGTTTGATCATCCTGTTCATCATCCTATGTTACAGCAGATGCACATGCCTGGCAATTTCCCTCCGCCTCACCCACTACGGGGATTTCCAAGGGGGGCACCACTGCCCCTTCGTCCCAACAATCAGGCGACTAATTTCGTGCAGGAAGTGAACCCTCTGCAAGGGTTTCCTTTTGGTCATCGACAACCTAACTTTGGTGGTCTTGGAATGCCAGTGCCAG GTCCTGATGTAAGTGATGGAAGCAATCATCCTGATGCAATACAGAGGCTGATAGAAATGGAGCTGAGGGCAAATTCGAAGCAGATCCATCCATTAGCTGCTGGTGGGGGGCATGGTAGTCAAGGGCATGGGCATGGGCATGGGCTAGAGTCGGGTGGTTTTAGGTACAGATAG
- the LOC117932285 gene encoding protein REVEILLE 6-like, whose translation MVSVNPNPPQGFYLDPMQMGLPGLGSLQPTTASAAASSSSEDPNKKIRKPYTITKSRESWTEQEHDKFLEALQLFDRDWKKIEAFVGSKTVIQIRSHAQKYFLKVQKNGTSEHVPPPRPKRKAAHPYPQKASKNAPVFPQDTMAFQTSATLLEPGFVLRPDSSSVLRNPMNNAALSSWTYNSQPPVSVSHVTKDEVGLAGPAMQHNNCCSSSNESTPRSWPICKTHDQGNHSLPIRVMPDFAQVYSFIGSVFDPNGSGHLQKLKNMDPINVETVLLLMRNLTINLTSPEFADHRKLLSSYDADFEKAKSSSTRNILHVGKSESAILSA comes from the exons ATGGTTTCTGTAAACCCTAACCCACCACAAGGCTTCTACTTGGATCCGATGCAAATGGGACTTCCTGGTCTTGGGTCTCTGCAGCCTACTACTGCTTCTGCTGCTGCGTCGTCTTCGTCGGAGGATCCGAATAAGAAGATCCGGAAGCCCTACACCATCACCAAGTCCAGGGAGAGCTGGACCGAGCAAGAGCACGATAAGTTTCTCGAAGCTTTACAACT TTTTGATCGAGATTGGAAGAAGATCGAAGCATTTGTTGGGTCCAAAACAGTTATCCAG ATACGTAGCCATGCGCAAAAGTACTTTTTGAAGGTTCAGAAAAATGGTACGAGTGAACATGTGCCTCCTCCTCGGCCAAAGAGGAAAGCAGCCCATCCATACCCACAAAAAGCCTCTAAAAATG CTCCAGTGTTTCCCCAAGATACCATGGCATTTCAAACTTCAGCTACTTTGCTTGAACCTGGATTTGTTCTGAGGCCAGATTCATCATCAGTGCTTAGAAATCCAATGAACAATGCAGCTTTGTCTTCCTGGACTTACAACTCTCAACCTCCAGTCAGTGTATCACATGTGACAAAAG ATGAGGTAGGATTGGCTGGGCCAGCTATGCAACATAATAATTGTTGCAGTAGTAGCAATGAAAGCACTCCAAGGTCTTGGCCAATTTGTAAAACACATGATCAGGGAAATCACAGCTTGCCAATACGAG TTATGCCAGATTTTGCTCAAGTGTACAGCTTCATCGGTAGTGTTTTTGACCCCAATGGAAGTGGTCACTTGCAGAAATTAAAGAACATGGACCCAATAAATGTGGAAACG GTATTGCTATTGATGAGAAACCTTACAATCAATTTAACAAGCCCTGAATTTGCGGATCAT AGGAAGTTGCTCTCATCTTATGATGCTGACTTTGAGAAGGCTAAATCCAGCAGCACTCGCAATATTCTCCATGTTGGTAAATCAGAGAGTGCTATTCTATCAGCATAA